From a single Pseudomonadota bacterium genomic region:
- a CDS encoding AAA family ATPase: MAAEYNLAGYVNARGKIPAIFVPVFSARENNDSFIQACGIDNTIIDFDVLVPNDWECIESQGAPLETPVVTPGEEILCWVALEERPRGHLVGRYKKVQSQLLTRRSLIARIDSPFERLDFAQLAGDPAWFEEEGVECERTLVTGGASRRLKWLQEAILQSRALFALHAILRQRGLPSAARHQVATNLSLFVTDKAITFNQSKLTSALGHAPLQEDDLQRFHTFLQTDLVCCYARRRILADPTTTSVTATSARTEPLVSAPPSPIVAPPAVSSGWWRAASDLDEDQTRAFRWPLDGNYLLVGPPGSGKSNILVLRASYVASTGQSNVRLLTYTRVLREFIASGCGDYINFPEDQVMTIAGWINQFLDERGFPRPDTRDYDEPAAWAARLLALKEAAEGVSDYYDSLIVDEVQDLPGEVLTIMSRLTTRLYMAGDVRQRIFEKDAKDSGIRAAENIADEVVRLRWHYRIGPAICRSADRILPSEEPLIDTCKYNSALGSRVEVHQGANLESQCSLLARTLDTQLRTYGNEALGVITGRRETRDFINTYLSDTPLGTQTKVMSSGTDEPWYDPVRPICIMTIQAAKGSEFRAVHWVQADDTPYFTREKAYVVSTRAKTALDVYHSRPLPAVLNSAFSQLRPPRSPF, from the coding sequence ATGGCAGCGGAATACAATCTGGCTGGGTACGTTAATGCGCGTGGAAAAATACCAGCAATCTTCGTTCCAGTATTTTCCGCTCGCGAGAATAATGATTCTTTCATTCAAGCTTGCGGTATTGATAATACGATAATTGATTTTGACGTCTTAGTTCCCAACGATTGGGAATGCATTGAAAGCCAAGGCGCTCCACTCGAAACGCCGGTGGTGACCCCCGGCGAAGAAATCCTTTGTTGGGTAGCGCTCGAAGAGAGACCCAGAGGGCACCTGGTTGGTCGGTACAAGAAGGTACAGAGTCAGCTGCTCACGCGTCGGAGCCTGATCGCGCGGATAGATAGCCCCTTTGAGCGCCTGGATTTTGCTCAACTGGCGGGCGATCCAGCGTGGTTTGAGGAAGAGGGTGTCGAATGCGAACGAACGTTGGTGACGGGGGGAGCTAGCCGGCGCCTCAAGTGGTTGCAGGAAGCAATCCTGCAGAGCCGTGCTCTTTTTGCTCTGCACGCAATATTGAGACAGCGAGGTCTTCCTTCCGCAGCCCGGCATCAAGTTGCGACAAACCTGAGCCTGTTCGTGACCGACAAAGCAATCACCTTCAACCAATCTAAGTTGACGAGCGCGCTTGGACACGCGCCCCTCCAAGAGGATGACCTACAACGATTTCATACATTTCTTCAGACCGACTTAGTTTGTTGCTACGCTCGTCGGAGAATTCTCGCCGATCCTACTACAACGAGCGTGACCGCAACATCGGCGCGGACCGAGCCCCTTGTCTCTGCGCCTCCAAGTCCCATTGTCGCTCCGCCAGCCGTTTCCAGCGGTTGGTGGCGCGCCGCTTCTGATCTAGACGAGGATCAAACGCGAGCGTTTCGGTGGCCTTTGGACGGGAACTATTTGCTAGTCGGTCCCCCCGGGTCAGGGAAGAGCAACATACTCGTCCTTCGAGCCTCGTATGTTGCCTCGACAGGACAGAGCAACGTGCGATTGCTTACCTACACGAGAGTGCTGAGAGAGTTCATAGCAAGCGGGTGCGGAGATTACATAAACTTTCCCGAAGATCAGGTGATGACCATAGCGGGTTGGATAAATCAATTCCTTGACGAGCGCGGTTTTCCCCGGCCTGACACACGAGATTACGATGAGCCTGCAGCTTGGGCGGCAAGGCTGTTAGCTCTGAAGGAAGCCGCCGAAGGAGTTAGCGATTATTACGACTCCCTCATCGTCGATGAGGTCCAAGATCTTCCGGGCGAAGTGCTGACAATCATGAGTCGGCTCACAACTCGATTGTATATGGCAGGAGACGTACGCCAGCGTATCTTTGAAAAGGACGCAAAAGATAGCGGAATTAGAGCTGCTGAGAATATCGCCGATGAGGTGGTTCGGCTCCGTTGGCACTACCGAATCGGACCAGCGATTTGCAGGTCCGCGGATCGTATTCTGCCATCAGAGGAACCGCTTATTGACACATGCAAGTACAATTCCGCTCTCGGCTCGCGAGTTGAGGTCCATCAAGGCGCAAACCTGGAATCCCAGTGTAGTCTACTCGCTCGCACGCTCGACACTCAGCTGCGAACGTATGGCAATGAAGCACTTGGAGTCATAACTGGCCGCCGTGAGACCCGCGACTTCATCAACACGTATCTGAGTGACACTCCGCTGGGAACTCAGACAAAAGTGATGTCTTCGGGTACGGATGAACCATGGTACGATCCCGTGCGTCCAATTTGCATAATGACCATTCAAGCAGCAAAGGGTTCCGAGTTTCGCGCCGTACATTGGGTTCAGGCAGATGACACTCCGTACTTCACGCGGGAAAAGGCGTACGTAGTCTCGACTCGCGCGAAGACTGCCTTGGACGTGTATCATTCAAGGCCACTGCCTGCGGTGCTGAACTCGGCTTTTTCGCAGCTGCGCCCACCGAGGTCGCCCTTCTGA